DNA sequence from the Thauera sedimentorum genome:
GCGCTGCAGCTCACCGCCCGACAGCGTGCGCGGCCAGCCGGTGGCACGCGCGGCCAGCCCCACCCGGGCCAGCATGTCGCGCGCCCGCGCCTCGGCCTCGCCATCGGCCACGCCCTGCAGCCACAGCGGCAGGGCGACGTTCTGCACCACGGTGAGATGGGGCAGGATGTGGAAGGCCTGGAACACGAAGCCGTAGCGGCTGCGGCGCAGGCGGGCGAAGGCGTCGTCGTCCAGCCCGGCAAGCTCCTGCCCTTGCAGGCGGATGCTGCCGCCATCGACCGGCTCCAGCCCGGCGATGCAGTTGAGCAGCGTGGATTTGCCCACGCCGGATTCGCCGACGATGGCCACGCACTCGCCGGCGGCGATGTCGAGCCGCACCCCCTCGAACAGCGCCGCCGGCGCGCGAGGGTCGAAGCGTTTCGCAAGATCACGGATTTCAAGCATGCGGAATGGACCGGGAAGGACGGCGGGAAGTGCCCGACAGGCGGTTTCGCTTATACTCCGGGCGGCCCTGCGGGCCAAGCCTGCCGGACCCC
Encoded proteins:
- a CDS encoding ABC transporter ATP-binding protein — protein: MLEIRDLAKRFDPRAPAALFEGVRLDIAAGECVAIVGESGVGKSTLLNCIAGLEPVDGGSIRLQGQELAGLDDDAFARLRRSRYGFVFQAFHILPHLTVVQNVALPLWLQGVADGEAEARARDMLARVGLAARATGWPRTLSGGELQRVAIARALVHRPAVVLADEPTGNLDPAHATAVLALLLDAVREAGAAGVLVTHSAAAAARADRVLRLTSAGLAPEPVAR